The following proteins come from a genomic window of Anguilla rostrata isolate EN2019 chromosome 17, ASM1855537v3, whole genome shotgun sequence:
- the sgsm3 gene encoding small G protein signaling modulator 3 isoform X1 — protein sequence MSGSFTPAPGGPFSALTPSMWPQDLLAKYYQKDSPDEPEPQYDEFGFRIDSEDGVELQEGVVREGGPQREDPQQRLRWQAHLEFTHNHTVGDLTWDLISPCLPRSDRLRALVLGGIPHSMRPQLWMRLSGALQKKRTSEISYREIIKNSSNDDTTAAKQIEKDLLRTMPTNACFSSLLSVGVPRLRRVLRGLAWLYPDIGYCQGTGMVVSCLLLFVEEEDALWMMCALIEDLLPPSYFSSTLLGVQTDQRVLRQLIVQYLPRLDRLLQEHDIELSLITLHWFLTSFASVVDIRVLLRIWDLLFYEGSVVLFQVTLGMLKFKEEELVSSENSASIFNTLSDLPSQLQDGAVVLGEAVRLAGSLSQENLEAQRHKHLAYILAEQAQLNSNSAHTLTSNLNKVVRRQSLRRKSTLSSLLFGEDEAEVLKAKNIKQTELVAALRQAIARTAEHFHCLDPRNCSTDLTPDYSMESHQRDHENFVVVSRNRRRRAKALLDFERHDDDELGFRKNDIITIISQKDEHCWVGELNGLRGWFPAKFVEILDERSKEYSLAGDDSVTEAVTDLARGTLCPALKAIFQHGLKKPSILGGPCHPWLFIEEAASREVERDFNSVYSRLVLCKTYRLDEDGKVLTPEELLYRAVQSVNMSHDTAHAQMDVKFRSLVCVGLNEQVLHLWLEVLCSSMAAVEKWYQPWSFLRSPGWVQIKCELRVLSKFAFSLSQDCELPAKSEEKEQRPLKEGVQDMLVKHHLFSWDIDG from the exons ATGTCAG GAAGCTTCACTCCGGCCCCTGGGGGCCCCTTTTCAGCATTAACTCCCAGCATGTGGCCTCAGGACCTACTGGCCAAGTACTACCAG AAGGACTCCCCGGATGAACCGGAACCCCAGTACGATGAGTTCGGTTTCCGGATTGACAGCGAAG ACGGCGTGGAGCTCCAGGAGGGCGTGGTCCGAGAGGGCGGGCCCCAGCGTGAGGACCCCCAGCAGAGGCTGCGCTGGCAGGCTCACCTGGAGTTCACCCACAACCACACGGTGGGGGACCTGACCTGGGACCTGATCTCGCCCTGCCTGCCCCGCTCCGACCGGCTGAGGGCGCTGGTGCTGGGGGGCATCCCGCACAGCATGAGGCCGCAG ctgTGGATGCGTCTGTCTGGCGCTCTGCAGAAGAAGCGCACGTCGGAGATCTCCTACAGAGAGATCATTAAGAACAGCTCTAACGATGACACCACCGCTGCTAAGCAG attgaGAAGGATCTGCTGCGCACCATGCCCACTAACGCGTGCTTCAGTAGCCTGCTCAGCGTTGGCGTTCCCAGGCTACGGCGGGTGTTGCGGGGGCTGGCGTGGCTCTACCCGGACATCGGGTACTGCCAGGGCACCGGCATG gtggTGTCGTGCCTGCTGCTgtttgtggaggaggaggacgctCTGTGGATGATGTGCGCTCTGATAGAGGACCTCCTGCCCCCGTCCTActtctcctccaccctgctggGGGTGCAGACGGATCAGCGGGTGCTCCGGCAGCTCATCGTGCAGTACCTGCCCCGCCTGGACCGGCTGCTGCAGGAGCACGACATCG AGCTGTCTCTCATCACCCTGCACTGGTTCCTCACCTCCTTCGCCAGTGTTGTGGACATCCGCGTGCTCCTGCGCATCTGGGACCTGCTCTTCTACGAGGGCTCCGTGGTGCTCTTCCAGGTCACACTGGGCATGCTCAAATTCAAG GAGGAGGAGCTTGTGTCCTCAGAGAACTCGGCCTCCATTTTCAACACGCTGTCGGACCTGCCCAGCCAGCTGCAGGACGGGGCGGTGGTGCTGGGGGAGGCGGTGCGTCTGGCGGGGTCGCTGTCCCAGGAGAACCTGGAGGCGCAGCGTCACAAGCACCTGGCCTACATCCTGGCCGAGCAGGCGCAGCTCAACTCCAACAGCGCCCACACCCTCACCTCCAACCTCAACAAG GTTGTTCGCAGGCAGAGTCTGCGCAGGAAGTCCACTCTCAGCTCTCTGCTGTTTGGGGAGGACGAGGCCGAGGTGCTGAAGGCTAAAAACATCAAGCAGACGGAGCTGGTGGCAGCGCTGAGACAGGCCATCGCACGCACCGCCGAGCACTTCCACTGCCTGGACCCCCGCAACTGCAGCACT gACCTCACTCCGGACTACTCCATGGAGAGCCATCAGCGGGACCACGAGAATTTCGTGGTGGTGTCGCGTAACCGCCGGCGACGGGCCAAGGCCCTGCTGGACTTCGAGCGCCACGACGACGACGAGCTGGGCTTCCGCAAGAACGACATCATCACG ATCATTTCACAAAAGGACGAGCACTGCTGGGTGGGAGAGCTCAATGGACTGCGAG gcTGGTTTCCGGCAAAGTTTGTGGAGATCCTTGACGAGCGGAGCAAAGAG tactctTTGGCAGGGGATGACTCTGTGACGGAGGCAGTCACAGACCTGGCGAGAGGGACGCTGTGCCCCGCCCTGAAGGCCATCTTTCAGCACGGCCTCAAGAAGCCCTCAATCCTGGGGGGACCGTGTCACCCCTGGCTCTTCATCGAGGag GCAGCCAGCAGGGAGGTGGAGCGGGACTTCAACTCGGTCTACTCCAGACTGGTGCTGTGCAAGACCTACAG gctgGACGAGGACGGGAAAGTGCTGACTCCCGAGGAGCTTCTTTACAGA GCGGTGCAGTCTGTCAACATGAGCCACGACACCGCGCACGCCCAGATGGACGTCAAGTTCCGCTCGCTGGTCTGCGTGGGCCTGAa TGAGCAGGTGCTGCACCTGTGGCTGGAGGTGCTGTGCTCCAGCATGGCGGCTGTGGAGAAGTGGTACCAGCCCTGGTCCTTCCTGCGCAGCCCCGGCTGGGTGCAGATCAAGTGTGAGCTGAG GGTACTGTCCAAATTTGCCTTCAGCCTCTCCCAGGACTGTGAACTGCCCGCGAAGAGCGAG gaGAAGGAACAGAGACCACTGAAAGAAGGCGTTCAGGACATGCTGGTCAAACACCATCTCTTCAGCTGGGACATCGAtggatag
- the sgsm3 gene encoding small G protein signaling modulator 3 isoform X2, whose amino-acid sequence MSGSFTPAPGGPFSALTPSMWPQDLLAKYYQKDSPDEPEPQYDEFGFRIDSEDGVELQEGVVREGGPQREDPQQRLRWQAHLEFTHNHTVGDLTWDLISPCLPRSDRLRALVLGGIPHSMRPQLWMRLSGALQKKRTSEISYREIIKNSSNDDTTAAKQIEKDLLRTMPTNACFSSLLSVGVPRLRRVLRGLAWLYPDIGYCQGTGMVVSCLLLFVEEEDALWMMCALIEDLLPPSYFSSTLLGVQTDQRVLRQLIVQYLPRLDRLLQEHDIELSLITLHWFLTSFASVVDIRVLLRIWDLLFYEGSVVLFQVTLGMLKFKEEELVSSENSASIFNTLSDLPSQLQDGAVVLGEAVRLAGSLSQENLEAQRHKHLAYILAEQAQLNSNSAHTLTSNLNKVVRRQSLRRKSTLSSLLFGEDEAEVLKAKNIKQTELVAALRQAIARTAEHFHCLDPRNCSTDLTPDYSMESHQRDHENFVVVSRNRRRRAKALLDFERHDDDELGFRKNDIITIISQKDEHCWVGELNGLRGWFPAKFVEILDERSKEYSLAGDDSVTEAVTDLARGTLCPALKAIFQHGLKKPSILGGPCHPWLFIEEAASREVERDFNSVYSRLVLCKTYRLDEDGKVLTPEELLYRAVQSVNMSHDTAHAQMDVKFRSLVCVGLNEQVLHLWLEVLCSSMAAVEKWYQPWSFLRSPGWVQIKCELRVLSKFAFSLSQDCELPAKSENSPVLKAGVVDMLVKHHLFSWDL is encoded by the exons ATGTCAG GAAGCTTCACTCCGGCCCCTGGGGGCCCCTTTTCAGCATTAACTCCCAGCATGTGGCCTCAGGACCTACTGGCCAAGTACTACCAG AAGGACTCCCCGGATGAACCGGAACCCCAGTACGATGAGTTCGGTTTCCGGATTGACAGCGAAG ACGGCGTGGAGCTCCAGGAGGGCGTGGTCCGAGAGGGCGGGCCCCAGCGTGAGGACCCCCAGCAGAGGCTGCGCTGGCAGGCTCACCTGGAGTTCACCCACAACCACACGGTGGGGGACCTGACCTGGGACCTGATCTCGCCCTGCCTGCCCCGCTCCGACCGGCTGAGGGCGCTGGTGCTGGGGGGCATCCCGCACAGCATGAGGCCGCAG ctgTGGATGCGTCTGTCTGGCGCTCTGCAGAAGAAGCGCACGTCGGAGATCTCCTACAGAGAGATCATTAAGAACAGCTCTAACGATGACACCACCGCTGCTAAGCAG attgaGAAGGATCTGCTGCGCACCATGCCCACTAACGCGTGCTTCAGTAGCCTGCTCAGCGTTGGCGTTCCCAGGCTACGGCGGGTGTTGCGGGGGCTGGCGTGGCTCTACCCGGACATCGGGTACTGCCAGGGCACCGGCATG gtggTGTCGTGCCTGCTGCTgtttgtggaggaggaggacgctCTGTGGATGATGTGCGCTCTGATAGAGGACCTCCTGCCCCCGTCCTActtctcctccaccctgctggGGGTGCAGACGGATCAGCGGGTGCTCCGGCAGCTCATCGTGCAGTACCTGCCCCGCCTGGACCGGCTGCTGCAGGAGCACGACATCG AGCTGTCTCTCATCACCCTGCACTGGTTCCTCACCTCCTTCGCCAGTGTTGTGGACATCCGCGTGCTCCTGCGCATCTGGGACCTGCTCTTCTACGAGGGCTCCGTGGTGCTCTTCCAGGTCACACTGGGCATGCTCAAATTCAAG GAGGAGGAGCTTGTGTCCTCAGAGAACTCGGCCTCCATTTTCAACACGCTGTCGGACCTGCCCAGCCAGCTGCAGGACGGGGCGGTGGTGCTGGGGGAGGCGGTGCGTCTGGCGGGGTCGCTGTCCCAGGAGAACCTGGAGGCGCAGCGTCACAAGCACCTGGCCTACATCCTGGCCGAGCAGGCGCAGCTCAACTCCAACAGCGCCCACACCCTCACCTCCAACCTCAACAAG GTTGTTCGCAGGCAGAGTCTGCGCAGGAAGTCCACTCTCAGCTCTCTGCTGTTTGGGGAGGACGAGGCCGAGGTGCTGAAGGCTAAAAACATCAAGCAGACGGAGCTGGTGGCAGCGCTGAGACAGGCCATCGCACGCACCGCCGAGCACTTCCACTGCCTGGACCCCCGCAACTGCAGCACT gACCTCACTCCGGACTACTCCATGGAGAGCCATCAGCGGGACCACGAGAATTTCGTGGTGGTGTCGCGTAACCGCCGGCGACGGGCCAAGGCCCTGCTGGACTTCGAGCGCCACGACGACGACGAGCTGGGCTTCCGCAAGAACGACATCATCACG ATCATTTCACAAAAGGACGAGCACTGCTGGGTGGGAGAGCTCAATGGACTGCGAG gcTGGTTTCCGGCAAAGTTTGTGGAGATCCTTGACGAGCGGAGCAAAGAG tactctTTGGCAGGGGATGACTCTGTGACGGAGGCAGTCACAGACCTGGCGAGAGGGACGCTGTGCCCCGCCCTGAAGGCCATCTTTCAGCACGGCCTCAAGAAGCCCTCAATCCTGGGGGGACCGTGTCACCCCTGGCTCTTCATCGAGGag GCAGCCAGCAGGGAGGTGGAGCGGGACTTCAACTCGGTCTACTCCAGACTGGTGCTGTGCAAGACCTACAG gctgGACGAGGACGGGAAAGTGCTGACTCCCGAGGAGCTTCTTTACAGA GCGGTGCAGTCTGTCAACATGAGCCACGACACCGCGCACGCCCAGATGGACGTCAAGTTCCGCTCGCTGGTCTGCGTGGGCCTGAa TGAGCAGGTGCTGCACCTGTGGCTGGAGGTGCTGTGCTCCAGCATGGCGGCTGTGGAGAAGTGGTACCAGCCCTGGTCCTTCCTGCGCAGCCCCGGCTGGGTGCAGATCAAGTGTGAGCTGAG GGTACTGTCCAAATTTGCCTTCAGCCTCTCCCAGGACTGTGAACTGCCCGCGAAGAGCGAG AATTCTCCCGTTCTGAAAGCAGGAGTTGTGGACATGTTGGTGAAACATCACCTCTTTAGTTGGGATCTCTAG